A stretch of the Nicotiana tabacum cultivar K326 chromosome 6, ASM71507v2, whole genome shotgun sequence genome encodes the following:
- the LOC107790898 gene encoding protein THYLAKOID ASSEMBLY 8, chloroplastic-like gives MASSVSTNLNFILPHSSVTRPLKSTTTRQFSVRCGGPRSNRGPLVKGRILSIEAIQAIQALKRAQRTDPSQIEAQISKTLSRLIKADLIAAFKELLRQDLTDLAVKVFPAVQSECSVPDLGLYADMVLALTRTGLTEHIGDLICDLEKEDKIQVDDKALVRLVRALIEGEQVESTVRVYELMKRSGWGSGIEIDEYVAKVLRRGFKRFGKDDLANEVDAQLQRLSRVVLGKN, from the coding sequence ATGGCGTCCTCTGTATCCACAAACCTCAACTTCATTTTACCACATTCTTCAGTAACCCGTCCATTGAAATCTACCACCACAAGACAATTCTCAGTGCGATGTGGCGGCCCCAGAAGCAACCGTGGACCTCTAGTCAAGGGTCGAATACTGAGCATTGAAGCAATCCAAGCAATTCAAGCTCTAAAACGAGCCCAAAGAACCGACCCGTCCCAAATTGAAGCTCAAATTTCCAAAACCCTCTCTCGTCTCATCAAAGCAGATCTTATCGCCGCCTTCAAAGAGCTCTTACGACAGGACCTTACCGATTTAGCCGTCAAAGTTTTCCCAGCCGTTCAATCTGAATGCAGCGTTCCCGATTTGGGTCTTTACGCTGATATGGTTTTAGCTTTGACCAGAACAGGTTTGACCGAACATATTGGTGATTTGATTTGTGATTTGGAGAAAGAGGATAAAATTCAGGTTGATGATAAGGCGCTGGTGAGATTAGTGAGGGCGTTGATTGAAGGTGAACAAGTTGAATCAACTGTTAGAGTTTATGAATTGATGAAAAGGAGTGGATGGGGTTCTGGAATTGAAATTGATGAATATGTAGCTAAGGTTTTAAGGAGGGGTTTTAAAAGGTTTGGGAAAGATGATTTGGCTAATGAGGTTGATGCACAATTACAAAGATTGTCTCGTGTAGTTTTGGGGAAAAATTAG